A portion of the Bifidobacterium bifidum ATCC 29521 = JCM 1255 = DSM 20456 genome contains these proteins:
- the hflX gene encoding GTPase HflX, producing the protein MLTGVLADQSDVLLDENGDGHVGQRDAEEWEERESRNQLKHVAGLGELQDVTEVEYRKVRLERVVLVGVWSSMTTTAAQAEESLRELAALAETAGAVVCDGLLQHRYKPDSATYVGSGKARELADIVAVNEADTIVVDDDLPPSQRRALEDATKVKVVDRTAVILDIFAQHATSREGKAQVELAQLEYMLPRLRGWGGSLSRQAGGRAAGADAGIGSRGPGETKIEMDRRVIRSRIARLRRQIAQMAPAREVKRGSRRRYGLPTIAVVGYTNAGKSSLTNRLTGSAELVENALFATLDTAVRRARAKDGRLYAYVDTVGFVRNLPTQLIEAFKSTLEEVAEADIILHVVDGSHPDPFSQIDAVNDVLADIEGAEEIPRVVVFNKIDRIDAATRERLAALEPEASLVSAATGEGLDDLLRRIESMLPVPGVHVSALLPYDAGSLLSHVREYGNVDSVDYRADGIWIEADVDRRLAAQIVDRAIDETDGDGSDHIDAEHDVD; encoded by the coding sequence GTGCTGACCGGTGTGCTGGCCGACCAGTCGGACGTCTTGCTGGACGAGAACGGCGATGGGCACGTCGGGCAACGGGACGCCGAGGAGTGGGAGGAGCGCGAATCCCGCAACCAGCTCAAGCATGTCGCGGGTCTCGGGGAGCTGCAGGACGTCACCGAAGTCGAATACCGCAAGGTCCGCCTTGAGCGTGTGGTGCTGGTGGGCGTGTGGTCCAGCATGACCACCACCGCGGCTCAGGCCGAGGAGTCGCTTCGCGAGCTCGCCGCACTGGCCGAGACCGCCGGAGCGGTGGTGTGCGATGGTCTGCTGCAGCATCGGTACAAGCCCGACTCCGCCACATACGTGGGTTCGGGCAAGGCCCGCGAGCTGGCCGACATCGTCGCCGTGAACGAGGCTGACACCATCGTCGTCGACGATGATCTGCCGCCCAGCCAGCGGCGTGCGCTGGAGGATGCCACCAAGGTCAAGGTGGTGGATCGCACCGCGGTGATACTCGACATCTTCGCCCAGCACGCCACCAGCCGTGAAGGCAAGGCACAGGTGGAGCTCGCGCAGCTTGAATACATGCTGCCGCGTCTGCGCGGTTGGGGCGGGTCGCTGTCGCGTCAGGCGGGCGGCCGTGCGGCCGGGGCCGACGCGGGCATCGGATCGCGAGGCCCGGGCGAGACGAAGATCGAGATGGACCGTCGCGTCATCCGGAGCCGGATAGCCAGATTGCGGCGCCAGATCGCGCAGATGGCCCCGGCCCGTGAGGTCAAGCGCGGTTCGCGTCGACGGTACGGGCTGCCGACCATCGCCGTTGTCGGATATACGAACGCCGGCAAATCCTCGCTGACGAATCGTCTCACCGGTTCCGCGGAGCTGGTCGAGAACGCCCTGTTCGCCACGCTCGACACTGCGGTGCGTCGAGCCCGGGCCAAGGACGGGCGACTGTACGCCTACGTCGACACCGTCGGCTTCGTGCGAAACCTGCCGACCCAGCTGATCGAGGCGTTCAAATCCACGTTGGAGGAGGTCGCCGAAGCCGACATCATCCTACATGTGGTCGACGGTTCGCACCCCGACCCGTTCTCGCAGATTGACGCCGTCAACGACGTGCTCGCCGACATCGAAGGGGCCGAGGAGATACCGCGCGTCGTCGTGTTCAACAAGATTGACCGAATCGATGCGGCCACACGCGAGCGGCTGGCGGCGCTCGAACCGGAGGCGAGTCTGGTGTCCGCCGCCACGGGAGAGGGTCTTGACGACCTGCTGCGGCGCATCGAATCTATGCTGCCCGTTCCGGGCGTGCACGTGTCTGCGCTGCTGCCCTACGACGCCGGTTCGCTGCTGTCGCACGTGCGCGAATACGGCAACGTCGATTCCGTCGACTATCGCGCCGATGGCATATGGATCGAGGCGGATGTGGACCGCCGACTCGCCGCCCAGATCGTCGATAGGGCGATCGATGAGACGGACGGTGATGGCAGCGATCACATCGATGCCGAGCATGATGTCGATTGA
- a CDS encoding L-lactate dehydrogenase produces the protein MVDSPIKPTKLAIVGAGAVGSTLAFAAAQRGVARQIVLEDIAKEHVEAEVLDMQHGSSFYPTVSIDGSDDPEICRDADMVVITAGARQKPGQSRLDLAGATINIMKSIIPNMMKVAPNAIYMLITNPVDVVTHVCQKLSDLPTNQIFGSGTNLDSARLRFLIAQQTGVNVKNVHAYIAGEHGDSEVPLWASATIGGVPMCDWTPLPGHEPLDAAKREEIHQEVKNAAYKIINGKGATNYAIAMSGVDIIEAILRDSNRILPVSSMLKDFHGISDVCMSVPTLLNRKGVNTAINTPVSDRELAALKRSAETLKETAAQFGF, from the coding sequence ATGGTGGATTCACCCATTAAGCCCACAAAGCTCGCCATCGTCGGTGCCGGCGCAGTCGGTTCCACGCTCGCCTTCGCCGCCGCCCAGCGCGGTGTCGCCCGTCAGATCGTCCTCGAAGACATCGCCAAGGAGCACGTCGAAGCCGAAGTCCTCGACATGCAGCACGGCTCCAGCTTCTACCCCACCGTCTCCATCGACGGTTCCGATGACCCTGAGATCTGCCGTGACGCCGACATGGTCGTCATCACCGCAGGTGCCCGTCAGAAGCCCGGCCAGTCCCGCCTCGACCTCGCCGGCGCGACCATCAACATCATGAAGTCCATCATCCCGAACATGATGAAGGTCGCCCCGAACGCCATCTACATGCTCATCACCAACCCGGTGGACGTCGTCACGCACGTGTGCCAGAAGCTGTCCGACCTGCCGACCAACCAGATCTTCGGTTCCGGCACCAACCTGGACTCCGCTCGTCTGCGCTTCCTGATCGCCCAGCAGACCGGCGTCAACGTCAAGAACGTGCACGCCTACATCGCCGGCGAGCACGGTGACTCCGAAGTCCCGCTGTGGGCCTCCGCCACCATCGGCGGCGTCCCCATGTGCGACTGGACCCCGCTGCCCGGTCACGAGCCGCTCGATGCCGCCAAGCGCGAGGAGATCCACCAGGAAGTCAAGAACGCTGCCTACAAGATCATCAACGGCAAGGGCGCCACCAACTACGCCATCGCCATGTCCGGCGTCGACATCATCGAGGCCATCCTGCGCGACTCCAACCGTATCCTGCCCGTCAGCTCCATGCTGAAGGACTTCCACGGCATTTCCGACGTGTGCATGTCCGTGCCGACGCTGCTCAACCGTAAGGGCGTCAACACCGCCATCAACACCCCTGTCTCCGACCGCGAGCTTGCCGCCCTGAAGCGCTCCGCTGAGACGCTGAAGGAAACCGCTGCCCAGTTCGGCTTCTGA
- a CDS encoding cation diffusion facilitator family transporter: protein MPHMHGTVNEVTRGSKAHQRRLMMTLTLTGTVFVAEIVGAIITGSLALLVDAGHMLTDMSVLIASTVTAVLMRRKPNSSRTWGWARLEVLTAEAGAMILLFVGLYALIEAGMRLFGGSAEHVADSGLLLFFGILGLAANVGSIIILAGQHNDNMNMKAAFLEVVNDALGSVAVIASAVVMMLTGWDGFDAIAGGLIALLMIPRAVKLLRDALKVLLEETPDGLNLDEVRTHLENIPHVVAVHDLHASTVSTGMPMLMAHVVVEPGMSMDQAANVLSQLQDCLREHFPVSIPHTTFQLEPQGYRSPSAEQLHS from the coding sequence ATGCCGCACATGCATGGAACGGTGAACGAGGTGACGCGCGGCAGCAAGGCGCACCAGCGACGGCTTATGATGACGCTGACCTTGACCGGCACGGTGTTCGTGGCGGAGATCGTCGGCGCCATCATCACCGGATCACTGGCATTGCTGGTGGATGCCGGGCATATGCTCACGGACATGTCGGTGTTGATTGCATCGACGGTGACGGCGGTGCTTATGCGTCGAAAGCCCAACAGCTCCCGCACCTGGGGTTGGGCCCGGCTTGAGGTGCTGACCGCGGAGGCGGGAGCGATGATCCTGCTGTTCGTCGGATTGTATGCGCTGATCGAGGCGGGGATGCGACTGTTCGGAGGATCCGCCGAACATGTGGCGGACAGTGGGCTGCTGCTGTTCTTCGGCATTCTGGGTCTGGCTGCCAATGTCGGCTCGATCATCATCCTTGCCGGGCAGCATAACGACAACATGAACATGAAAGCCGCGTTCCTCGAAGTGGTGAATGATGCCCTGGGCTCGGTGGCGGTCATAGCGTCGGCCGTGGTCATGATGCTCACCGGGTGGGATGGCTTCGATGCCATCGCCGGCGGCCTGATCGCGCTGCTGATGATTCCACGTGCGGTGAAGCTGTTGCGCGATGCGCTGAAAGTGCTGCTGGAGGAGACCCCGGACGGATTGAATCTCGACGAAGTACGTACGCATCTGGAGAATATCCCCCACGTCGTGGCCGTCCATGATCTGCATGCGAGCACCGTGTCCACCGGCATGCCCATGCTCATGGCGCATGTCGTGGTGGAACCCGGCATGAGCATGGATCAGGCGGCGAATGTGCTCAGCCAACTGCAGGACTGCCTGCGCGAGCATTTCCCCGTCTCGATTCCCCACACCACGTTCCAGCTCGAACCGCAGGGGTACCGTTCGCCCAGCGCCGAACAGCTGCACTCCTGA
- the lexA gene encoding transcriptional repressor LexA, producing MKGVDVSTPAPTSKNATRQRDDALTERQHLVLDAIRKHIAEQGFAPSFREIGEAVGLKSPSSVKHQLHALERKGYLHISANKGRAIELYDSGTDSQTATVLPFPGDTEASESILASRDVPLVGRIAAGVPITAEQHIDDVMRLPQRLTGSGKLFMLEVHGDSMIDAAICDGDYVVIREQPSAVNGDIVAALLDDEATIKTFRKDNGHIWLIPHNPAYSPIDGTHAQIMGKVVSVLRRL from the coding sequence ATGAAAGGAGTCGACGTGAGCACACCAGCACCCACCTCGAAAAACGCCACGCGGCAACGCGATGACGCCCTGACCGAAAGGCAGCATCTGGTGCTTGATGCCATACGCAAGCACATTGCGGAACAGGGATTCGCTCCGTCCTTCCGAGAAATCGGCGAAGCTGTCGGGCTGAAGAGCCCGTCATCGGTCAAGCATCAGCTTCATGCACTGGAGCGCAAGGGCTATCTTCATATCAGCGCCAACAAGGGCCGCGCCATCGAGTTGTATGATTCCGGCACGGACTCGCAAACCGCCACGGTACTCCCCTTCCCCGGGGACACGGAGGCCAGCGAGTCGATTCTCGCATCCCGTGACGTCCCGCTGGTCGGGCGCATCGCCGCCGGCGTCCCGATTACCGCCGAACAGCACATCGATGATGTCATGCGGCTACCGCAACGGCTTACGGGCAGCGGCAAACTGTTCATGCTCGAAGTGCACGGCGACTCGATGATCGACGCCGCTATCTGCGACGGCGACTACGTGGTCATACGCGAACAGCCGTCCGCAGTCAACGGCGACATCGTCGCCGCGTTGCTCGACGACGAGGCCACGATCAAGACGTTCCGCAAGGACAATGGCCACATCTGGCTGATACCGCATAACCCCGCATACTCCCCCATCGACGGCACCCACGCGCAGATCATGGGCAAGGTCGTCAGCGTGCTGCGTCGACTCTGA
- a CDS encoding LysM peptidoglycan-binding domain-containing protein, whose product MMEQMIAAAGLQCASSRHDAMRDVAFDVKNSDVPTFLRNMDSSDARRRDSRVIIGVCDEHGVRMAKRGHSTMCLTLRGKIVFSMMGALLCLCMIGLLMPQVARSAPDLSAVYSYTVQPGDTLWSYASAITPDGGDVRDTIDDLISLNHLDGVSLQVGQQLKVPIV is encoded by the coding sequence ATGATGGAACAAATGATTGCGGCAGCGGGGCTCCAGTGTGCATCAAGTCGTCATGATGCGATGCGCGATGTGGCGTTCGATGTCAAAAACAGCGATGTTCCAACGTTTTTGAGGAATATGGATTCTTCCGATGCGCGACGGCGTGATTCCCGGGTGATTATCGGAGTGTGCGACGAGCATGGTGTTCGCATGGCGAAGAGGGGTCATTCGACCATGTGTTTGACTCTTCGCGGCAAGATCGTGTTCTCGATGATGGGCGCCCTGCTGTGCCTGTGCATGATCGGCCTGCTGATGCCGCAGGTCGCCCGGTCGGCGCCGGATCTCTCCGCAGTGTACAGCTATACCGTGCAGCCGGGGGACACCTTGTGGTCATATGCCTCGGCCATCACTCCTGATGGGGGCGATGTGCGCGACACCATCGATGATCTGATATCGCTCAACCATCTCGATGGTGTCTCGTTGCAGGTGGGGCAGCAGCTCAAGGTGCCGATTGTCTGA
- the nrdR gene encoding transcriptional regulator NrdR, producing MHCPYCQNSDTKVIDTRISDDGFSIRRRRVCQICHKRFTTVESTMLLVRKRSGNVEPFDRKKVVSGVRKACQGRPINEDDLRTLGQRVEEDLRARGLAEVDSDDVGKAILAPLRELDEVAYLRFASVYQNFDGLEDFQRAIDDLRKEKHAEAEQH from the coding sequence ATGCATTGTCCTTATTGTCAGAATTCCGATACCAAGGTCATCGATACGAGAATCAGTGATGACGGGTTCTCGATTCGTCGCAGGCGTGTGTGTCAGATATGCCACAAACGCTTCACCACCGTGGAAAGCACCATGTTGTTGGTGCGCAAGCGTTCCGGAAACGTAGAGCCGTTCGACCGAAAGAAGGTGGTGTCCGGCGTGAGGAAGGCCTGTCAGGGACGGCCCATCAACGAAGACGATCTACGCACACTCGGTCAGCGCGTCGAAGAGGATCTGAGGGCGAGGGGGCTTGCCGAAGTCGATTCGGACGATGTCGGCAAGGCGATATTGGCTCCTCTACGGGAGCTCGATGAGGTCGCCTACCTGCGATTCGCCAGCGTGTATCAGAATTTTGATGGTCTTGAGGACTTCCAGCGAGCCATAGACGATCTGCGCAAGGAAAAGCACGCCGAGGCGGAACAGCACTGA
- the serA gene encoding phosphoglycerate dehydrogenase encodes MAKALLLENIHPDAAQSLRDHGFEVETRKGALGEKELIEALDGVSLLGIRSKTPVTAAVIDACPSLTAVGCFCIGTNQVDLDYAGKHGIGVFNAPYSNTRSVVELVICDIICLMRRIPAHTHHMRHGLWDKSASGSHEVRGKTLGIIGYGNIGSQLSVLAEALGMRVVFYDIEEKLAMGNAHRCETLDELLEQSDAVTLHVDGRKSNTGFFGEDQFARMKQNAIFINLSRGFVANLDALKRHLDSGHLSGAAVDVFPVEPKKSGDPFDTDLADEDNMILTPHIGGSTLEAQKSIGHFVSQRLEDYWDKGSTMLSVNLPQVTLGPCKSAARIAHLHANLPGVLARVNHVLGKENINIAAQSLGTEGELGYVVTDVSQKPSQTTLDALSHIEGTIRMRVIS; translated from the coding sequence ATGGCAAAAGCTCTGTTATTGGAAAACATTCACCCGGATGCGGCGCAATCGCTGCGCGATCACGGTTTCGAAGTGGAGACGCGCAAGGGCGCCCTGGGCGAGAAGGAACTCATCGAGGCGCTTGACGGCGTGAGCCTGCTCGGCATACGGTCCAAGACGCCCGTGACCGCAGCGGTCATCGACGCATGCCCGTCCCTGACCGCGGTCGGATGCTTCTGCATCGGCACCAATCAGGTGGATCTCGATTATGCGGGCAAGCATGGCATCGGCGTGTTCAACGCCCCGTATTCCAACACCCGTTCCGTGGTGGAACTGGTGATCTGCGACATCATCTGCCTGATGCGCCGCATTCCCGCCCACACGCATCACATGCGCCATGGCTTGTGGGACAAGTCCGCTTCCGGCTCGCATGAGGTTCGCGGCAAGACCTTGGGCATCATCGGATACGGCAATATCGGCTCGCAGTTGTCCGTGCTGGCGGAGGCTCTGGGCATGCGCGTCGTGTTCTACGATATCGAGGAGAAGCTGGCGATGGGCAACGCCCACCGTTGCGAGACCCTTGACGAACTGCTGGAGCAGTCCGATGCGGTGACCCTGCATGTGGACGGCCGCAAGTCCAACACTGGCTTCTTCGGCGAGGACCAGTTCGCCCGCATGAAGCAGAATGCCATTTTCATCAACCTGTCCCGCGGCTTCGTCGCCAACCTGGACGCGTTGAAGCGTCATCTGGATTCCGGTCATCTTTCCGGCGCCGCGGTCGATGTGTTCCCCGTCGAGCCGAAGAAGAGCGGCGATCCGTTCGACACCGATCTCGCCGACGAGGACAACATGATTCTCACCCCGCATATCGGCGGCTCGACGCTTGAGGCGCAGAAGTCAATCGGGCATTTCGTCTCGCAGCGACTTGAGGACTACTGGGACAAGGGGTCGACCATGCTTTCGGTCAACCTTCCCCAGGTGACGTTGGGGCCGTGCAAGAGCGCTGCTCGAATCGCGCATCTGCATGCCAACCTGCCGGGCGTTCTCGCCCGCGTCAACCATGTGCTGGGCAAGGAGAACATCAACATCGCTGCGCAGTCTCTCGGAACCGAGGGCGAACTCGGCTACGTGGTCACTGACGTATCGCAGAAGCCCAGCCAGACCACGCTGGACGCGCTCAGCCACATCGAGGGCACGATTCGCATGCGCGTGATCAGCTGA
- a CDS encoding HelD family protein, translating into MPGLSTQLHEEQQAVDRAYARLDALRSQTRTRLDTVRAAGSHGSPTQRTLRDSFATMYEDRLTQLRAMEDRLVFGRLDDVKGERRYIGRIGLSSENHEPILTDWRAEAARPFYEATPSNHGDIVMRRHITLNFRDVIGIEDEVLDVHSEQVDKASKAGTLTGEGALLASLSSRRTGKMTDIVATIQAEQDRIIRSDLNRALVVQGGPGTGKTAVALHRAAYLLYTHRRKLERSGVLVIGPSTTFLHYIDQVLPSLGETGVVSRTIADLIPGIKATATDTPLAAKLKGDRRMAQVVANAIALRERVPQDLPTVHVNGFAVRMLDTDVRAAIDQAKRTRQPHNKARETFVRTMLMALRDRYAEQLDYTPSDDELNEALTNLRLNDKVRVTLNLAWLPMNGTWLIDNLWSHPLRLRALAPWLDDDGIAALTRPKGAPMTQSDVPLLDEAMELLGPDPKIAAQIAAKNAKRAQEEQFAQDTLNSVGLGSGIVSSQMLVDQMNGEGGEFIAQRAAADREWTYGHVVVDEAQELTAMDWRMLIRRCPSRSFTIVGDVAQTSALGGTRRWDRTMNRLFGERRWDLNELTINYRNPQEVSDLASDFAQKAGLYISTVNAVRTIPDAVRRIIVDGESDTIATAASHVAQLAKQFVDADGTGRVAVIAPSHMLDPLRSTIFSTLPGTLGQQETDRLSEQHEWDAQISVGSTESVKGLEFDAVVVVQPGRIEQDAPSRLVAASDLYVAMTRPTQRLVIVRTGEDETALQL; encoded by the coding sequence ATGCCGGGATTATCAACGCAACTGCACGAGGAACAGCAAGCGGTCGACCGCGCATACGCCCGCTTGGACGCCCTGCGATCGCAGACGCGCACGCGGTTGGATACGGTACGTGCGGCCGGCTCGCACGGGTCCCCCACCCAGCGCACGTTACGCGACTCGTTCGCCACCATGTACGAGGACCGGCTCACCCAGCTGCGCGCCATGGAAGACCGTCTGGTGTTCGGCCGACTCGATGACGTGAAGGGCGAGCGCCGGTACATAGGCCGCATCGGCCTGTCCAGCGAGAACCACGAGCCGATACTGACCGACTGGCGCGCCGAGGCGGCCCGCCCGTTCTACGAGGCGACGCCATCCAACCACGGCGACATCGTCATGCGCCGCCATATCACACTGAACTTCCGCGATGTCATCGGCATCGAGGACGAGGTGCTCGACGTCCATTCCGAGCAGGTGGACAAGGCCTCGAAGGCCGGGACGCTCACCGGCGAAGGCGCCCTGCTGGCATCGCTCAGTTCGCGCCGAACCGGCAAGATGACGGACATCGTCGCCACGATCCAGGCGGAGCAGGACCGCATCATCCGCTCAGATCTCAACAGGGCTCTGGTGGTGCAGGGCGGGCCCGGCACCGGCAAGACCGCGGTCGCGCTGCACCGCGCCGCATACCTGCTGTACACGCACCGGCGCAAGCTGGAGCGCTCCGGCGTGCTGGTCATCGGCCCGAGCACGACGTTCCTGCACTACATCGACCAGGTGCTGCCCTCGCTCGGCGAGACGGGCGTCGTCAGCCGCACCATCGCCGACCTCATCCCGGGCATCAAGGCGACCGCGACGGACACTCCGCTCGCCGCCAAGCTCAAGGGCGACCGTCGCATGGCGCAGGTCGTGGCCAACGCCATCGCGCTGCGCGAACGGGTTCCGCAGGACCTGCCCACCGTGCACGTGAACGGCTTCGCGGTCCGCATGCTCGACACCGATGTCAGGGCGGCCATCGACCAGGCGAAGCGCACGCGCCAGCCGCACAACAAGGCGCGGGAGACCTTCGTGCGGACCATGCTGATGGCGCTTCGGGACCGTTACGCCGAGCAGCTGGACTATACGCCGTCCGACGACGAGCTGAACGAGGCGCTGACGAACCTTCGCCTGAACGACAAGGTGAGGGTCACGCTGAACCTCGCGTGGCTGCCGATGAACGGCACGTGGCTGATCGACAACCTGTGGTCCCATCCGCTCCGTCTTCGCGCGCTCGCGCCGTGGCTTGACGACGATGGCATCGCCGCGCTCACCCGCCCCAAGGGCGCCCCGATGACGCAATCGGACGTGCCGCTGCTGGACGAGGCCATGGAGCTTCTGGGGCCCGACCCCAAGATCGCGGCGCAGATCGCCGCCAAGAACGCGAAGCGCGCCCAGGAGGAGCAGTTCGCGCAGGACACCCTGAACTCGGTAGGTCTCGGGTCGGGCATCGTCTCCTCGCAGATGCTGGTCGACCAGATGAACGGCGAGGGCGGCGAGTTCATCGCACAGCGTGCCGCGGCCGACCGCGAGTGGACATACGGGCATGTGGTCGTCGACGAGGCTCAGGAACTGACCGCGATGGACTGGCGCATGCTGATCCGCCGGTGCCCGTCGCGCTCGTTCACCATCGTCGGCGACGTGGCTCAGACGTCTGCGCTCGGCGGCACGCGCCGCTGGGACCGCACGATGAACCGGCTGTTCGGCGAGCGGCGGTGGGATCTCAACGAGCTGACCATCAACTACCGCAATCCGCAGGAGGTTTCGGACCTGGCCTCGGACTTCGCGCAGAAGGCGGGACTGTATATCTCGACGGTCAACGCCGTGCGCACGATACCGGACGCCGTGCGCAGGATCATCGTCGACGGCGAATCCGACACGATCGCGACCGCGGCATCGCATGTCGCGCAGCTAGCCAAGCAGTTCGTGGATGCGGACGGAACCGGTCGCGTAGCGGTCATCGCCCCTTCCCACATGCTCGATCCGCTCCGATCCACTATCTTTTCAACGCTTCCGGGTACGCTGGGACAGCAAGAGACGGACCGGCTGTCCGAGCAGCACGAGTGGGACGCGCAGATCAGCGTCGGTTCCACGGAGTCGGTCAAGGGACTTGAATTCGACGCCGTAGTGGTCGTACAGCCCGGACGTATCGAGCAGGATGCTCCCTCGCGCCTGGTGGCGGCTTCGGATCTCTACGTGGCTATGACCAGACCAACGCAGCGATTGGTTATAGTGCGGACAGGGGAAGACGAAACAGCTTTGCAGCTATAA
- the mraZ gene encoding division/cell wall cluster transcriptional repressor MraZ, translated as MALPPLLLGTYTPKIDAKGRMALPAKLRSQLGAGLVMARGQERCVYLLPQSEFRRIAIQIQRTSMGDKAARDYLRVFLSGAVDQDPDKQGRVLVPQMLRDYANLGDDIVVIGVGTRAEIWNREAWERYLNEKEQGYADIADDVLPVVGF; from the coding sequence ATGGCCCTGCCCCCGCTGTTGCTGGGCACGTACACCCCGAAAATCGACGCGAAGGGCCGCATGGCCCTGCCTGCCAAGCTCCGTTCCCAGCTTGGCGCGGGACTCGTCATGGCGCGCGGCCAGGAACGGTGCGTCTACCTCCTGCCGCAATCGGAGTTCCGTCGCATCGCCATCCAGATCCAGCGCACGTCGATGGGCGACAAGGCCGCACGCGACTACCTGCGCGTGTTCCTGTCCGGAGCCGTCGACCAAGACCCGGACAAGCAGGGACGAGTGCTGGTACCGCAGATGCTGCGCGACTACGCGAACCTCGGCGACGACATCGTGGTGATAGGTGTGGGCACCCGCGCCGAGATCTGGAACCGCGAGGCTTGGGAACGATATCTGAACGAGAAGGAACAAGGCTATGCCGACATAGCCGACGACGTGCTTCCGGTGGTGGGATTCTGA